The following DNA comes from Bacteroidia bacterium.
ATTCAGCATCATTGGCATGATGAGCATCAAAATGTCTTCATTTGGCTCATTTTCATTTGGAACAACCAACCCTGCTCTACTTGGTGAAGACAATTTGATTTGCACCTCCGGACTTTCAAGGTTTGACAGCAGTTCACTTAGAAACTTAGAATTAAAACCGATTTCTATATCATCTCCTTCGTATTCACAAGTCAATGTTTCGCTTGCTTTACTGGCCTTTTCTATATCTTCTGCCATTGTGCTGAGCTGACTTCCAACAATCTTGAGTCGAATCTGATGTGTGTGTTGATTTGCAAAAATTGCTGTTCTACGCACTGCATTTAATATTTCTTGGCGTGCAATAGTTAAAATGTTTGCATTATCTTGTGGTATCACCATCCTATAGTCTGGAAACTTCTCATCCATTATACGAGTAGTCAACACAAGAGTTCCGCATGTAAATCTTACATTTGAATCACTGATATCTATTGTAACAGGGGTTTCGTCATTTGGCAAACTTGACTTGAGCAGGTTTAAAGATTTCTTAGGTAAAATAAAACTATACTCAAATCCAGGCTTCACTTCGGTTGTGGTAAATCTAACTAATCTGTTAGCATCAGTAGCTACAAGGTTTAGACTATTTGCTGCAACTTCAAAGAACACACCTGTCAATGCAAGTCTAAGATCGTCATTACTGGTTGCAAATAAAGTTTTATTAATAC
Coding sequences within:
- the dnaN gene encoding DNA polymerase III subunit beta, whose translation is MKFIVLSSAMLQKLQAVNGAILSKPVIPAIENFHFNLTNGKLSITTTDLETFMQEEIEVQSSEDVKICLRAKETIDLLRELSDKTLNFTVHTENNGIELSTSTGRYELPGEAAEEFPITPEIEVKNSFVMPANILIRGINKTLFATSNDDLRLALTGVFFEVAANSLNLVATDANRLVRFTTTEVKPGFEYSFILPKKSLNLLKSSLPNDETPVTIDISDSNVRFTCGTLVLTTRIMDEKFPDYRMVIPQDNANILTIARQEILNAVRRTAIFANQHTHQIRLKIVGSQLSTMAEDIEKASKASETLTCEYEGDDIEIGFNSKFLSELLSNLESPEVQIKLSSPSRAGLVVPNENEPNEDILMLIMPMMLNNY